In the Fusobacterium simiae genome, GAACAGAATAAGATATTCCTAATGAAGCATCGACTTTATTTAATTCAAATCCTGCTAAAGCATATTCAACATATCCAAGTCCTGCTCCTCCATATTCTTTAGCATAAGGAATACCCATAAGTCCTAAATTACCCATTTTTTTTAATAAATCTTTAGTTGCT is a window encoding:
- a CDS encoding acyl-CoA dehydrogenase family protein, translated to MYNLKFSEEQDRIRQMVKEFAEKEVAPGAKERDLNEDFLATKDLLKKMGNLGLMGIPYAKEYGGAGLGYVEYALAGFELNKVDASLGISYSV